One window of the Pseudomonas sihuiensis genome contains the following:
- the nuoH gene encoding NADH-quinone oxidoreductase subunit NuoH gives MSWLTPEVIEIVIAVLKAIVILLVVVVCGALLSFVERRLLGWWQDRYGPNRVGPFGMFQIAADMIKMFFKEDWTPPFADKFIFILAPMIAFSAMLMAFAIIPITPTWGVADLNIGILFFFAMAGLSVYAVLFAGWSSNNKFALLGSLRASAQTISYEVFLALALMGVVAQVGSFNMRDIVDYQAQNLWFIIPQFFGFCTFFIAAVAVTHRHPFDQPEAEQELADGYHIEYAGMKWGMFFVGEYVAIVTVSALLVTLFFGGWHGPFGILPQIPFFWFALKTAFFIMIFILLRASIPRPRYDQVMAFSWKFCLPLTLINLLVTGAVVLATAQ, from the coding sequence ATGAGCTGGTTGACGCCCGAAGTGATCGAGATCGTCATCGCGGTGCTCAAGGCCATCGTCATCCTGCTGGTGGTGGTGGTCTGCGGCGCGCTGCTGAGCTTCGTCGAGCGGCGCCTGCTCGGCTGGTGGCAGGATCGCTACGGCCCCAACCGTGTGGGGCCGTTCGGCATGTTCCAGATCGCCGCCGACATGATCAAGATGTTCTTCAAGGAGGACTGGACGCCGCCGTTCGCCGACAAGTTCATCTTCATCCTGGCACCGATGATCGCCTTCTCGGCGATGCTGATGGCCTTCGCCATCATCCCCATCACCCCGACCTGGGGTGTGGCGGATCTGAACATCGGCATCCTGTTCTTCTTCGCCATGGCGGGTCTTTCGGTCTATGCCGTGCTGTTCGCCGGCTGGTCGAGCAACAACAAGTTCGCCCTGCTCGGCAGCCTGCGTGCCTCGGCCCAGACCATCTCCTACGAGGTGTTCCTGGCCCTGGCACTGATGGGCGTGGTGGCGCAGGTCGGCTCGTTCAACATGCGCGATATCGTCGATTACCAGGCGCAGAACCTGTGGTTCATCATTCCGCAGTTCTTCGGCTTCTGTACCTTCTTCATCGCTGCCGTTGCGGTGACCCACCGTCACCCGTTCGACCAACCGGAAGCCGAGCAGGAGCTGGCCGATGGTTACCACATCGAATACGCCGGGATGAAATGGGGCATGTTCTTCGTCGGCGAGTACGTCGCCATCGTCACCGTGTCGGCCTTGCTGGTAACGCTGTTCTTCGGTGGCTGGCACGGCCCGTTCGGCATCCTGCCGCAGATTCCGTTCTTCTGGTTCGCGCTGAAAACGGCCTTCTTCATCATGATCTTCATCCTGCTGCGCGCGTCGATCCCACGCCCGCGCTATGACCAGGTCATGGCCTTCAGCTGGAAGTTCTGCCTGCCGCTGACCCTGATCAACCTGCTGGTGACCGGCGCCGTCGTGCTGGCCACGGCCCAGTAA
- the nuoJ gene encoding NADH-quinone oxidoreductase subunit J: MEFAFYFAAGVAVAATVGVVTNTNPVHALLYLIVSLLAVSMVFFALGAPFAGALEIIVYAGAIMVLFIFVVMMLNLGPAAAEQERKWLTPGIWVGPAILSALLLSQLLYVLLNHVSDAHIGHTTVEAKAVGISLFGPYLLAVELASMLLLAALVAAYHLGRHDAKEPTA, from the coding sequence ATGGAATTTGCCTTCTATTTCGCCGCCGGTGTGGCGGTGGCCGCAACGGTCGGGGTAGTCACCAACACCAACCCGGTGCATGCCCTGCTCTACCTCATCGTCTCGCTGCTGGCGGTGTCGATGGTGTTCTTCGCCCTTGGTGCGCCCTTCGCCGGCGCGCTGGAAATCATCGTCTACGCTGGCGCGATCATGGTGCTGTTCATCTTCGTGGTGATGATGCTCAACCTTGGCCCGGCTGCTGCCGAGCAGGAGCGCAAGTGGCTGACGCCCGGTATATGGGTCGGCCCGGCGATTCTTAGCGCCCTGCTGCTCAGCCAGTTGCTCTATGTGCTGCTCAATCACGTCAGCGACGCCCATATCGGCCACACCACAGTGGAAGCCAAGGCCGTCGGTATCAGCCTGTTCGGCCCCTACCTGCTTGCCGTGGAGCTGGCCTCCATGCTGCTGCTCGCCGCATTGGTCGCTGCCTACCATCTGGGCCGCCACGACGCCAAGGAGCCCACTGCATGA
- the nuoN gene encoding NADH-quinone oxidoreductase subunit NuoN, which translates to MEHHAVDFTLQHLIALLPLLVTSLTAVVVMLAIAAKRNHALTFILSVVGLNLALLSLIPALEVAPLEVTPLLLIDTFACYYMALVLAASLACVTLIHAYLGGASGKGYPGNREELYLLVLLSAAGGLVLVSAQHLAGLFIGLELLSVPTYGMIAYAFFNKRSLEAGIKYMVLSAAGSAFLLFGMALLYAESGNLAFADIGASLARESSQLVQIGIGMMLIGLAFKLSLVPFHLWTPDVYEGAPAPVAAFLATASKVAVFAVLLRLYQISPAMSGGWLSDLLTLIAIASILFGNLLALLQNNLKRLLGYSSIAHFGYLLVALIASKGLAVEAVGVYLATYVLTSLGAFGVITLMSTPYSGRDADALYEYRGLFWRRPYLTAVLTVMMLSLAGIPLTAGFIGKFYVIAAGVEAQLWWLLGAMVLGSAIGVFYYLRVMVTLFMREPNMHRHDAPFDWGQRAGGIMLLVVALLAFIIGVYPQPLLELVQHAGLVALAQ; encoded by the coding sequence ATGGAACATCACGCTGTCGACTTCACCCTGCAACACCTGATCGCCCTGCTGCCACTGCTGGTGACCAGCCTCACCGCTGTCGTGGTGATGCTGGCCATCGCCGCCAAGCGCAATCACGCCCTGACCTTCATCCTCTCGGTGGTGGGCCTGAACCTGGCGCTGCTGTCGTTGATTCCGGCACTGGAAGTAGCGCCGCTGGAAGTCACCCCGCTGCTGCTGATCGACACCTTCGCCTGCTACTACATGGCCCTGGTGCTGGCCGCCAGCCTGGCCTGCGTCACGCTGATCCATGCCTACCTGGGCGGTGCATCGGGCAAGGGCTACCCGGGCAACCGCGAGGAGCTGTACCTGCTGGTGCTGCTCTCCGCCGCGGGCGGCCTGGTGCTGGTCAGCGCGCAGCATCTGGCGGGCCTGTTCATCGGTCTGGAACTGCTGTCGGTGCCGACCTACGGCATGATCGCCTACGCCTTCTTCAACAAGCGCTCGCTGGAAGCCGGCATCAAGTACATGGTGCTGTCGGCCGCAGGCAGCGCCTTCCTGTTGTTCGGCATGGCGCTGCTGTATGCCGAGTCTGGCAACCTGGCCTTCGCCGATATCGGCGCAAGCCTGGCGCGCGAGAGCAGTCAGCTGGTGCAGATCGGCATCGGCATGATGCTGATCGGCCTGGCCTTCAAGCTGTCGCTGGTGCCCTTCCACCTGTGGACGCCGGATGTCTACGAAGGCGCCCCTGCGCCAGTCGCAGCCTTCCTCGCCACTGCCAGCAAGGTGGCGGTATTCGCCGTGCTGCTGCGCCTGTACCAGATATCTCCGGCCATGAGCGGCGGCTGGTTGAGCGACCTGCTGACCCTGATCGCCATTGCCTCGATCCTGTTCGGCAACCTGCTGGCACTGCTGCAGAACAACCTCAAACGCCTGCTCGGTTACTCGTCGATCGCCCACTTCGGCTACCTGCTGGTGGCGCTGATCGCCAGCAAGGGCCTGGCCGTCGAGGCCGTGGGCGTGTACCTGGCCACCTACGTGCTGACCAGCCTGGGTGCGTTCGGTGTGATCACCCTGATGTCCACGCCCTACAGCGGCCGCGATGCCGATGCGCTGTACGAGTACCGTGGCCTGTTCTGGCGCCGCCCGTACCTGACCGCCGTGCTCACGGTGATGATGCTGTCGCTGGCCGGCATTCCGCTGACCGCAGGCTTCATCGGCAAGTTCTACGTGATCGCTGCCGGTGTCGAGGCGCAGCTGTGGTGGCTGCTCGGCGCCATGGTGCTGGGCAGTGCCATCGGCGTGTTCTATTACCTGCGGGTGATGGTCACGCTGTTCATGCGCGAACCCAATATGCATCGCCACGATGCGCCCTTCGACTGGGGTCAGCGTGCCGGCGGCATCATGCTGCTGGTGGTCGCCCTGCTCGCCTTCATCATCGGCGTGTACCCGCAGCCACTGCTGGAGCTGGTCCAGCACGCCGGACTGGTTGCCCTGGCGCAGTAA
- the nuoM gene encoding NADH-quinone oxidoreductase subunit M, with amino-acid sequence MILPWLILIPFIGGLLCWQGERFGHVLPRWIALITMGLLLGLGLWLWVSGDFTLAPAPGGEPRWAHEFVIDWIPRLGITIHLAMDGLSVLMVVLTGLLGVLSVLCSWNEIQNRVGFFHLNLMWILGGVVGVFLAVDLFLFFFFWEMMLVPMYFLIALWGHSGSDGRTRITAATKFFIFTQASGLIMLVSILALVFVHFNQTGVLTFNYADLLKTELAPGTEYLLMLGFFVAFAVKFPVVPVHSWLPDAHAQAPTAGSVDLAGILLKTAAYGLLRFALPLFPNASAEFAPIAQWLGVFAIIYGALLSFAQTDIKRLVAYSSVSHMGFVLIAIYSGSQIALQGAVVQMVAHGLSAAALFILCGQLYERVHTRDLRQMGGIWARMPWLPAISLFFAAAALGLPGTGNFVGEFLILIGSFPGAPWIVVLAATGLVLGSVYALAMIHRAYFGPVQQEAPLPGLKARELAMVLGLGVLLILLGVYPQPVLDTSAASMHGVQQWMAGALNQLASGR; translated from the coding sequence ATGATTCTGCCCTGGCTAATCCTGATTCCCTTCATCGGCGGCCTGCTGTGCTGGCAAGGCGAGCGCTTCGGCCACGTCCTGCCGCGCTGGATCGCCCTGATCACCATGGGCCTGCTGCTGGGCCTCGGCCTGTGGCTGTGGGTCAGCGGTGATTTCACCCTGGCACCCGCTCCTGGCGGCGAGCCGCGCTGGGCCCACGAGTTCGTCATCGACTGGATCCCACGTCTGGGGATCACCATCCACCTGGCGATGGACGGCCTGTCGGTGCTGATGGTAGTGCTCACCGGCCTGCTCGGCGTGCTCTCGGTGCTCTGCTCGTGGAACGAGATCCAGAACCGCGTCGGCTTCTTCCACCTCAACCTGATGTGGATTCTTGGCGGCGTGGTCGGCGTGTTCCTCGCCGTCGACCTGTTCCTGTTCTTCTTCTTCTGGGAAATGATGCTGGTGCCGATGTATTTTCTCATCGCGCTCTGGGGTCATAGCGGCAGCGACGGCCGTACCCGCATCACCGCCGCCACCAAGTTCTTCATCTTCACCCAGGCCAGCGGCCTGATCATGCTGGTGTCGATCCTGGCTCTGGTGTTCGTGCACTTCAACCAGACCGGCGTGCTGACCTTCAACTACGCCGACCTGCTGAAAACCGAGTTGGCACCCGGCACCGAGTACCTGCTGATGCTCGGTTTCTTCGTCGCCTTCGCGGTGAAGTTCCCGGTGGTGCCGGTGCACTCCTGGCTGCCGGACGCCCACGCCCAGGCGCCTACCGCCGGCTCCGTCGACCTGGCCGGCATTCTGCTGAAGACCGCGGCCTACGGCCTGCTGCGCTTCGCCCTACCGCTGTTCCCCAATGCCTCGGCGGAGTTCGCGCCCATCGCCCAGTGGCTCGGCGTGTTCGCCATCATCTACGGCGCCTTGCTGTCCTTCGCGCAGACCGACATCAAGCGCCTGGTGGCCTACTCCAGCGTGTCGCACATGGGCTTCGTGCTGATCGCCATCTATTCGGGTAGCCAGATCGCCCTGCAAGGTGCGGTGGTGCAGATGGTCGCCCACGGCCTGTCCGCTGCTGCGCTGTTCATCCTCTGCGGCCAGCTCTACGAGCGCGTGCACACCCGTGACCTGCGCCAGATGGGCGGCATCTGGGCGCGTATGCCGTGGCTGCCGGCCATCAGCCTGTTCTTCGCCGCTGCCGCGCTGGGCCTGCCGGGCACCGGCAACTTCGTCGGCGAATTCCTCATCCTGATCGGCAGCTTCCCCGGCGCACCCTGGATCGTGGTGCTGGCCGCCACCGGCCTGGTGCTCGGCTCGGTGTACGCCCTGGCGATGATCCACCGCGCCTACTTCGGCCCGGTGCAACAGGAGGCACCGCTGCCGGGCCTGAAAGCCCGTGAGCTGGCCATGGTGCTCGGCCTCGGCGTACTGCTGATTCTGCTTGGCGTTTACCCGCAACCGGTGCTCGACACCTCCGCTGCCAGCATGCATGGCGTGCAGCAGTGGATGGCTGGCGCCCTCAATCAACTCGCCTCGGGCCGGTAA
- the nuoK gene encoding NADH-quinone oxidoreductase subunit NuoK: protein MTGIPLEHGLALAGVLFCIGLVGLMVRRNILFILMSLEVMMNAAALAFVVAGARWGAADGQVMFILVITLAAAEASIGLAILLQLYRRFNTLDIDAASEMRG, encoded by the coding sequence ATGACCGGTATTCCACTCGAACACGGCCTGGCCCTGGCCGGCGTGCTGTTCTGCATTGGCCTGGTCGGCCTGATGGTGCGGCGCAACATCCTGTTCATCCTGATGAGCCTGGAAGTGATGATGAACGCCGCTGCGCTCGCCTTCGTCGTCGCCGGCGCCCGTTGGGGCGCGGCTGACGGCCAGGTGATGTTCATTCTGGTGATCACCCTGGCAGCCGCCGAGGCCAGCATCGGCCTGGCGATCCTGCTGCAGCTGTATCGCCGCTTCAACACTCTGGATATCGACGCTGCCAGCGAGATGCGCGGATGA
- the nuoI gene encoding NADH-quinone oxidoreductase subunit NuoI, with product MFKYIWDVLVGTGTQLRSLVMVFSHGFRKRDTLQYPEEPVYLPPRYRGRIVLTRDPDGEERCVACNLCAVACPVGCISLQKAETDDGRWYPEFFRINFSRCIFCGLCEEACPTTAIQLTPDFEMGEFKRQDLVYEKEDLLISGPGKNPDYNFYRVAGMAIAGKPKGAAQNEAEPINVKGLLP from the coding sequence ATGTTCAAATACATATGGGACGTGCTGGTCGGTACCGGCACCCAACTGCGCAGCCTGGTCATGGTGTTCAGCCATGGCTTTCGCAAGCGCGACACCCTGCAATACCCGGAAGAACCAGTCTACCTGCCGCCGCGCTACCGTGGCCGCATCGTCCTGACCCGCGACCCCGACGGCGAGGAGCGCTGCGTGGCCTGCAATCTGTGCGCCGTGGCCTGCCCGGTGGGCTGCATCTCGCTGCAGAAGGCGGAAACCGACGACGGTCGCTGGTACCCGGAGTTCTTCCGCATCAACTTCTCGCGCTGCATCTTCTGCGGCCTGTGCGAAGAAGCCTGCCCGACCACCGCGATCCAGCTCACCCCCGATTTCGAGATGGGCGAGTTCAAGCGTCAGGATCTGGTGTACGAGAAGGAGGACCTGCTGATCAGCGGCCCCGGCAAGAACCCGGACTACAACTTCTACCGCGTTGCCGGTATGGCCATCGCCGGCAAGCCCAAGGGCGCCGCGCAGAACGAGGCCGAGCCGATCAACGTCAAGGGGCTGTTGCCATGA
- the nuoL gene encoding NADH-quinone oxidoreductase subunit L — protein sequence MNLLALTLFFPLLGWLLLAFSRGRLSENTSALIGVGSIGLAAASAAWVIAAFLGNPPAGGAYSLTLWQWMSVEGLAPSFTLYLDGLSVTMLGVVTGVGFLIHLFASWYMRGEEGYSRFFAYTNLFIFSMLLLVLGDNLLVLFFGWEGVGLCSYLLIGFYYKHVPNGNAALKAFIVTRVGDVFLMVGLFLLFLNLGTLNIQELMVLAPQQYVAGDAWLWLATLMLLGGAVGKSAQLPLQTWLADAMAGPTPVSALIHAATMVTAGVYLIARTHGLFLLTPEILELVGIVGGVTLVLAGFAALVQTDIKRILAYSTMSQIGYMFLALGVGAWDAAIFHLMTHAFFKALLFLASGAVIHACHHEQNIFKMGGLWKKLPLAYASFVVGGAALAALPLLTAGFYSKDEILWEAFASGHSELLYAGLVGAFLTSIYTFRLIFIAFHGEQKTEAHAGHGIAHNLPLLVLIVLSTFIGAWITPPLAGVLPQSAGHAGGEAKHSLELLSGLIAVSGIVIAALLFLGQRRVASAVAQSAPGRLLSALWFAAWGFDWLYDKLFVRPYLALCHLLRRDPIDRSIGLIPLLARGGNAALVRSENGQVRWYAASIAGGAVLVLAAILFLS from the coding sequence ATGAACCTTCTAGCCCTGACTCTATTCTTCCCGCTGCTCGGCTGGCTGCTACTGGCCTTCTCGCGCGGGCGCCTCTCGGAAAACACCAGTGCACTGATCGGTGTCGGCTCCATCGGCCTGGCGGCCGCCAGCGCTGCCTGGGTCATCGCCGCCTTTCTCGGCAACCCGCCGGCCGGTGGCGCCTACAGCCTGACCCTGTGGCAGTGGATGAGCGTCGAAGGCCTGGCGCCAAGCTTCACCCTGTACCTGGACGGCCTGTCCGTGACCATGCTCGGCGTGGTCACCGGCGTGGGTTTTTTGATCCACTTGTTCGCCAGCTGGTACATGCGCGGTGAAGAAGGCTATTCACGCTTCTTCGCCTACACCAACCTGTTCATCTTCAGCATGTTGCTGCTGGTGCTCGGCGACAACCTGCTGGTGCTGTTCTTCGGCTGGGAAGGCGTGGGCCTGTGCTCGTACCTGCTGATCGGCTTCTATTACAAGCACGTGCCCAACGGTAACGCGGCGCTCAAGGCGTTCATCGTCACCCGCGTCGGCGACGTGTTCCTGATGGTTGGCCTGTTCCTGCTGTTCCTCAACCTCGGCACCCTGAACATTCAGGAGCTGATGGTGCTGGCTCCGCAGCAATACGTGGCCGGTGACGCCTGGCTGTGGCTGGCCACGCTGATGCTGCTGGGCGGCGCGGTGGGTAAATCTGCCCAGCTGCCGCTGCAGACCTGGCTGGCCGACGCCATGGCCGGCCCGACTCCGGTGTCGGCGCTGATCCACGCGGCGACCATGGTCACCGCTGGCGTGTACCTGATCGCCCGTACCCACGGCCTGTTCCTGCTGACCCCGGAGATTCTCGAGCTGGTCGGCATCGTAGGTGGCGTGACCCTGGTGCTGGCCGGTTTCGCCGCGCTGGTGCAGACCGACATCAAGCGCATCCTCGCCTACTCGACCATGAGCCAGATCGGCTACATGTTCCTCGCCCTGGGCGTTGGTGCCTGGGATGCGGCGATCTTCCATTTGATGACCCACGCATTCTTCAAGGCCCTGCTGTTCCTTGCTTCCGGTGCGGTGATCCATGCCTGCCACCACGAGCAGAACATCTTCAAGATGGGCGGGCTGTGGAAGAAGTTGCCACTGGCCTACGCCAGCTTCGTCGTCGGCGGCGCTGCCCTGGCTGCCCTGCCGCTGCTGACCGCCGGCTTCTACTCCAAGGACGAAATCCTTTGGGAAGCCTTCGCCAGTGGCCACAGCGAGCTGCTTTACGCGGGTCTGGTCGGTGCCTTCCTGACCTCGATCTACACCTTCCGCCTGATCTTCATCGCCTTCCACGGCGAGCAGAAGACCGAGGCGCACGCCGGTCATGGCATCGCCCACAACCTGCCGCTGCTGGTGCTGATCGTCCTGTCGACCTTCATCGGTGCCTGGATCACCCCGCCGCTGGCCGGCGTGCTGCCACAAAGTGCCGGCCATGCCGGTGGCGAGGCCAAGCACAGCCTGGAATTGCTGTCGGGGCTGATCGCGGTGAGCGGTATCGTCATCGCCGCCCTGCTCTTCCTCGGCCAGCGTCGCGTCGCCTCTGCCGTGGCGCAGAGCGCGCCGGGTCGTTTGCTGAGCGCCCTGTGGTTCGCTGCCTGGGGCTTCGACTGGCTCTACGACAAGCTGTTCGTGCGCCCCTACCTTGCGCTCTGCCATCTGCTGCGCCGCGACCCCATCGACCGCAGCATCGGCCTGATTCCGCTGCTTGCGCGCGGTGGTAATGCCGCGCTGGTGCGCAGCGAAAACGGCCAGGTGCGCTGGTACGCCGCCTCGATCGCCGGGGGCGCCGTGCTGGTGCTCGCCGCCATCCTCTTTCTGAGTTAA
- the nuoG gene encoding NADH-quinone oxidoreductase subunit NuoG, with the protein MATIHVDGKDFEVDGADNLLQACLSLGLDIPYFCWHPALGSVGACRQCAVKQYNDENDTRGRIVMSCMTPATDNTWISIDDEESKAFRASVVEWLMTNHPHDCPVCEEGGHCHLQDMTVMTGHNTRRYRFTKRTHQNQELGPFIAHEMNRCIACYRCVRYYKDYAGGTDLGVYGAHDNVYFGRVEDGTLESEFSGNLVEVCPTGVFTDKTHSERYNRKWDMQFAPSICHGCSSGCNISPGERYGELRRIENRFNGSVNQYFLCDRGRFGYGYVNREDRPRQPLLAGQAIGIDAALDKAAELLKGKRVIGIGSPRASLESNFALRELVGADNFYSGIAASELANIRLIRDILQNGPLPTPTLRDVELHDAIFVLGEDLTQTAARMALALRQAVKGKATEIAAGARIQDWHMAAVQNVAQHALHPLFIASVGETRLDDVAEQCVHAAPADLARIGFAVAHAIDPSAPAVDGLDAEAGELVQRIADALINAKRPLIVSGASLGDKALIEAAANIASALKNREKNGSLSLVVPEANSLGLALLGGDSVDAALGALSNGQADAVIVLENDLYRRADAAKVEAALSAAQAVIVADHQRTDTSERAHLLLPVASFAEGDGTLVSLEGRAQRFFQVYEPSYYDAGILIREGWRWLHALHSTLLGKAVDWTQLDQVTAACAASNPHLSGIKDAAPSASFRIKGLKLAREPHRYSGRTAMRANISVHEPRQPQDQDSAFAFSMEGYAGSKEDRQQIPFAWSPGWNSPQAWNKFQDEVGGHLRAGDPGVRLLEAAANVLPWFAVNAAFNPAAGTWQVAPLHHLFGSEENSARAKPIQERMPEPYVALARDEAARLGVNDGALLALRVNGQALRLPLQVRDDLAVGLVGLPVGLPDIPATLAGACVTLLQEAAQ; encoded by the coding sequence ATGGCCACTATCCACGTAGACGGCAAAGATTTCGAAGTCGATGGTGCAGACAACCTCCTGCAGGCCTGCCTGTCCCTTGGACTCGATATCCCCTACTTCTGCTGGCACCCGGCGCTTGGCAGCGTCGGCGCCTGCCGCCAGTGCGCGGTCAAGCAGTACAACGACGAGAACGACACCCGCGGTCGCATCGTCATGTCCTGCATGACGCCCGCCACCGATAACACCTGGATCAGCATCGACGACGAGGAGTCCAAGGCGTTCCGCGCCAGCGTCGTCGAATGGCTGATGACCAACCACCCGCACGACTGCCCAGTGTGCGAGGAAGGTGGTCACTGCCACCTGCAGGACATGACGGTGATGACCGGGCACAACACCCGTCGCTACCGCTTCACCAAGCGTACCCACCAGAATCAGGAACTCGGCCCGTTCATCGCCCACGAGATGAACCGCTGCATCGCCTGTTATCGCTGCGTGCGCTACTACAAGGACTACGCCGGCGGCACCGACCTGGGCGTCTACGGCGCGCACGACAACGTGTACTTCGGCCGCGTCGAGGACGGCACGCTGGAAAGCGAGTTTTCCGGCAACCTGGTCGAGGTCTGCCCGACTGGCGTGTTCACCGACAAGACCCACTCCGAGCGCTACAACCGCAAGTGGGACATGCAGTTCGCCCCGAGCATCTGCCATGGCTGCTCCAGCGGCTGCAACATCAGCCCCGGTGAGCGCTACGGCGAGCTGCGCCGTATCGAGAACCGCTTCAACGGCTCGGTGAACCAGTACTTCCTCTGTGACCGTGGCCGCTTCGGCTATGGCTACGTCAACCGCGAAGATCGCCCACGTCAGCCGCTGCTGGCTGGCCAGGCCATCGGCATCGATGCCGCGCTGGACAAGGCCGCCGAGCTGCTCAAGGGCAAGCGCGTGATCGGCATTGGCTCGCCGCGCGCCAGCCTGGAATCCAACTTCGCCCTGCGCGAACTGGTCGGTGCCGACAACTTCTATAGCGGTATTGCTGCCAGCGAACTGGCCAATATTCGCCTGATCCGCGACATCCTGCAAAACGGCCCGCTGCCGACCCCGACCCTGCGCGACGTCGAGCTGCATGACGCCATCTTCGTCCTCGGCGAAGACCTGACCCAGACCGCCGCGCGTATGGCCCTGGCCCTGCGTCAAGCCGTCAAGGGCAAGGCCACCGAGATCGCTGCCGGTGCACGTATTCAGGACTGGCACATGGCAGCGGTGCAGAACGTTGCGCAGCACGCTCTGCACCCGCTGTTTATCGCCAGCGTCGGCGAAACCCGCCTGGATGATGTCGCCGAGCAGTGCGTGCACGCTGCCCCGGCCGACCTGGCCCGTATCGGTTTCGCCGTGGCCCACGCCATCGACCCGAGCGCACCGGCCGTCGACGGCCTGGACGCCGAAGCCGGCGAACTGGTGCAGCGCATCGCCGATGCCCTGATCAATGCCAAGCGCCCGCTGATCGTTTCCGGAGCCTCCCTGGGCGACAAGGCCCTGATCGAAGCCGCCGCCAATATCGCCAGCGCGCTGAAGAACCGCGAGAAGAACGGCTCGCTGAGCCTGGTGGTGCCTGAGGCCAACAGCCTGGGGCTGGCCCTGCTCGGTGGCGACTCCGTCGATGCCGCACTCGGTGCTCTGAGCAACGGCCAGGCCGATGCCGTGATCGTGCTGGAAAACGACCTGTACCGCCGCGCCGATGCGGCCAAGGTCGAAGCCGCGCTCAGCGCCGCGCAGGCGGTGATCGTCGCTGATCACCAGCGCACTGACACCAGCGAACGCGCCCACCTGCTGCTGCCGGTGGCCTCCTTCGCCGAAGGCGACGGCACCCTGGTCAGCCTGGAAGGCCGCGCTCAGCGTTTCTTCCAGGTCTATGAGCCGAGCTACTACGACGCGGGCATCCTGATCCGCGAAGGCTGGCGCTGGCTGCACGCGCTGCACAGCACCCTGCTGGGCAAGGCCGTGGACTGGACGCAACTGGATCAGGTCACCGCGGCCTGCGCCGCCAGCAATCCGCATTTGTCCGGCATCAAGGACGCCGCGCCTAGCGCCTCGTTCCGCATCAAGGGGCTCAAGCTCGCCCGCGAGCCGCACCGCTACAGCGGCCGTACCGCCATGCGCGCCAATATCAGCGTGCACGAGCCGCGTCAGCCGCAGGATCAGGATTCGGCCTTCGCCTTCTCCATGGAAGGCTACGCCGGCAGCAAGGAAGATCGGCAACAGATTCCGTTCGCCTGGTCGCCGGGCTGGAACTCACCGCAGGCCTGGAACAAGTTCCAGGACGAGGTCGGTGGTCATCTGCGTGCCGGCGACCCCGGCGTGCGCCTGCTCGAAGCCGCCGCTAACGTCCTGCCCTGGTTCGCGGTGAATGCAGCGTTCAACCCGGCAGCCGGCACCTGGCAGGTGGCGCCGCTGCACCACCTGTTCGGCAGCGAGGAAAACTCCGCACGCGCCAAACCGATTCAGGAGCGTATGCCCGAGCCTTACGTGGCCCTGGCCCGCGATGAAGCAGCACGCCTGGGGGTGAACGACGGTGCGCTGCTGGCCCTGCGCGTCAACGGCCAGGCGCTGCGCCTGCCGCTGCAGGTGCGTGATGATCTGGCCGTCGGTCTGGTCGGCCTGCCGGTTGGCTTGCCGGACATTCCGGCGACACTCGCCGGTGCCTGCGTGACCCTGCTGCAGGAGGCCGCGCAATGA